One Nonomuraea angiospora DNA segment encodes these proteins:
- the casB gene encoding type I-E CRISPR-associated protein Cse2/CasB: MTSSNDRIVRYWTRYVAADGTWRPKQGPPPGEDLAAFRAGLGRPAGTVPALWPYYSSPIDDRLARQGKVSPELTAEHAALALYGLHQQSRSDPMHRPGARLGQALRRLHKQSEHDKGFSREAVDRRVNAAASATQVSAFLTHLRGLISQLRTVGAPLDYDRLLRDIHDWQRPDTRQLARRRLGLDYYGWQPTPQAHAESTLSPE, encoded by the coding sequence ATGACCTCCAGCAACGATCGCATCGTCCGGTATTGGACCCGCTATGTGGCCGCCGACGGCACCTGGCGTCCCAAACAGGGGCCGCCGCCGGGGGAGGACCTGGCCGCCTTCCGCGCCGGACTGGGCCGCCCCGCGGGTACGGTGCCGGCCCTGTGGCCGTACTACAGCTCGCCCATCGACGACCGGCTCGCCCGCCAGGGCAAGGTCTCGCCCGAGCTGACGGCTGAGCATGCCGCGCTCGCCCTGTACGGGCTGCATCAGCAGTCCCGCTCCGATCCCATGCACCGCCCTGGAGCCCGGCTCGGCCAGGCGCTGCGGCGTCTGCACAAGCAGTCGGAGCACGACAAGGGGTTCTCCCGGGAGGCGGTGGACCGGCGGGTCAACGCCGCCGCCTCGGCCACCCAGGTCTCCGCCTTCCTCACCCACCTGCGCGGCCTGATTTCCCAGTTGCGGACCGTAGGCGCGCCGCTGGACTACGACCGGCTGCTGCGCGACATCCACGACTGGCAACGCCCCGACACCCGGCAACTGGCCCGACGCCGGCTCGGACTCGACTACTACGGCTGGCAGCCCACCCCGCAGGCGCATGCCGAGTC